A DNA window from Mucilaginibacter xinganensis contains the following coding sequences:
- the purQ gene encoding phosphoribosylformylglycinamidine synthase subunit PurQ gives MKFGVVVFPGSNCDEDIIYVLEKIMGQQVVRLWHKDHDLQGAEFIVLPGGFSFGDYLRSGAIARFSPIMNEVIQFAAKGGYVLGICNGFQVLTEAGLLHGALLHNENRKFICRNIYMKAQTNNSLVTSQIDLERALKIPIAHGEGNYFAEEDVLKSLYDNDLVIFKYCDESGLITPEANPNGSLDNIAGITNINRNVFGFMPHPERAADALVANEDGLAIFESILSLVKA, from the coding sequence ATGAAGTTTGGAGTAGTTGTATTTCCGGGGTCTAATTGTGATGAAGATATCATCTACGTATTAGAGAAAATTATGGGCCAGCAAGTGGTTCGTTTATGGCACAAAGATCACGACCTGCAGGGCGCTGAGTTTATTGTGTTGCCAGGTGGGTTTTCTTTTGGCGATTACCTTCGTTCAGGAGCAATAGCGCGCTTTTCGCCTATTATGAACGAAGTAATTCAGTTTGCCGCAAAAGGCGGATACGTATTAGGGATTTGCAATGGCTTCCAGGTTTTAACCGAAGCGGGCTTGTTACATGGTGCATTGCTACATAATGAGAACCGTAAGTTTATTTGCCGTAACATTTATATGAAGGCGCAAACCAACAACTCATTAGTTACCTCACAGATAGATCTGGAAAGGGCGTTAAAAATACCTATCGCACATGGGGAAGGCAATTACTTTGCTGAAGAAGATGTTTTAAAATCACTATACGATAATGACCTGGTGATTTTTAAATATTGCGATGAATCAGGCCTGATCACTCCTGAAGCTAATCCTAATGGTTCATTGGATAACATAGCCGGTATTACAAATATAAACCGCAACGTGTTTGGCTTTATGCCGCACCCTGAGCGGGCAGCGGATGCTTTGGTGGCCAATGAGGACGGACTTGCCATTTTTGAATCAATATTATCACTCGTTAAAGCTTAA
- a CDS encoding DUF3108 domain-containing protein, protein MKKYFLIIILIAISCSKSFSQDMNYLGEPSFKVGEELSYKLKYGFFTAAEAHIKVMESDKKFGDSAFHIVADAKTAGTFDIFYKVRNRYETYVDKKTLQPYFYTENRKEASYRHSDNVTYDHNTDKITADKGVFPMKGKVFDFLSAYYFARSVDISKLKIGDKFTLQYFLEDGIHSMEITYAGKEKMDCSVGTFNCLKFNPTIIPGRVFRKSSKLYLWITDDKNRIPVKAHVELVVGSITMDLTGVKSLKYPLNPLKQ, encoded by the coding sequence ATGAAGAAATATTTCCTGATCATTATTCTTATTGCTATTAGCTGCTCAAAATCCTTTAGCCAGGATATGAATTACCTTGGTGAGCCATCATTTAAGGTTGGTGAGGAACTGAGCTACAAACTTAAATATGGTTTCTTTACTGCCGCCGAAGCCCATATCAAGGTTATGGAAAGCGATAAGAAGTTTGGTGATTCAGCTTTTCACATCGTAGCGGACGCTAAAACGGCCGGCACTTTCGATATTTTTTACAAGGTACGGAACAGGTACGAAACCTATGTTGACAAAAAAACACTGCAGCCTTATTTTTATACCGAGAACCGGAAGGAAGCCAGCTACCGGCATTCGGATAACGTGACCTATGATCATAACACTGATAAGATAACAGCAGACAAAGGCGTATTCCCGATGAAAGGAAAAGTTTTTGACTTTTTATCGGCGTATTATTTTGCACGTAGTGTTGATATATCAAAACTTAAAATAGGAGATAAGTTTACTTTACAATATTTTTTGGAGGACGGGATTCATTCAATGGAGATAACCTATGCCGGTAAGGAAAAGATGGATTGTTCGGTGGGGACCTTTAATTGTTTAAAATTTAATCCCACAATTATTCCCGGGCGCGTATTTAGAAAAAGCAGTAAGCTATATTTGTGGATCACTGATGATAAGAACAGGATCCCGGTTAAGGCGCATGTTGAATTGGTGGTAGGTAGTATAACAATGGATTTAACAGGCGTTAAGAGTTTAAAATACCCGTTAAATCCTCTAAAGCAATAA
- the lptC gene encoding LPS export ABC transporter periplasmic protein LptC produces MNNWPVKLSHLFLPALFICMLMVSACENSLNDIQKIASKEENRPISRSTGVDVIYSDSAKVKAHMTAPLMIEFNDTPKPYKEMPKGVKIIFYDADLKESGNIVSDYAVQRDKENIIEFRKNVVATNAQGQIFKSEELIYDMNTKKMYSTKAVEILSPGGDVVDGVGFDSNESFYPWHIKQTTAVWHVNEKEVQ; encoded by the coding sequence ATGAATAATTGGCCGGTTAAGTTATCACACCTGTTTTTGCCCGCACTGTTTATATGCATGCTGATGGTAAGCGCTTGCGAAAATTCGTTGAACGATATCCAGAAAATAGCATCCAAAGAAGAAAATAGACCTATATCCCGATCCACCGGAGTTGACGTAATTTATAGCGACTCGGCAAAGGTAAAAGCGCACATGACGGCTCCTTTAATGATAGAGTTTAACGATACTCCAAAACCCTATAAGGAAATGCCAAAGGGTGTTAAAATTATTTTTTATGATGCAGATTTAAAAGAATCGGGTAATATTGTTTCGGATTATGCCGTTCAGCGCGACAAAGAAAATATAATAGAATTCCGTAAAAATGTGGTAGCCACCAATGCGCAGGGCCAGATCTTTAAATCAGAAGAACTGATCTATGACATGAATACAAAAAAAATGTATTCAACAAAAGCGGTTGAAATCTTATCGCCCGGGGGCGATGTGGTGGATGGGGTTGGTTTTGACAGTAATGAATCTTTTTATCCATGGCATATTAAACAAACAACAGCAGTGTGGCATGTTAACGAGAAAGAAGTGCAGTAA
- a CDS encoding DUF3109 family protein: protein MIEVGHVLVHEDVVKENFVCNLNKCKGACCLEGDSGAPLNADELDILDEIYPKVKPFMNAKGIATVEKVGTYVTDFEGDYTTPCVDVNKECAYVIFENGITKCAIEKAYEQGAIEWKKPISCHLYPIRITRYPEFDALNYDRWSICSPACAFGNELKVRVHEFLKAPLIRKYGAEWYQELEDQVAGM from the coding sequence ATGATAGAGGTTGGCCATGTTTTAGTGCATGAAGATGTAGTAAAAGAGAATTTTGTTTGTAATTTAAATAAGTGTAAGGGCGCATGTTGCCTTGAAGGCGATAGTGGTGCGCCGCTCAATGCTGATGAGTTGGATATTTTGGATGAGATTTATCCGAAAGTTAAACCGTTTATGAATGCCAAAGGGATTGCTACGGTTGAAAAGGTTGGCACGTATGTTACAGACTTTGAAGGCGATTACACCACACCCTGTGTTGATGTAAATAAGGAGTGTGCTTATGTGATATTTGAAAACGGGATCACCAAGTGCGCCATTGAAAAAGCTTACGAGCAGGGTGCTATTGAATGGAAAAAACCCATCAGTTGTCATTTATATCCCATTCGTATTACCAGGTACCCGGAGTTTGACGCTTTAAATTACGACAGGTGGAGCATTTGCAGCCCTGCATGCGCCTTTGGCAATGAATTGAAGGTAAGGGTTCATGAGTTTTTAAAAGCCCCGCTCATCCGTAAATACGGAGCGGAGTGGTACCAGGAGCTGGAAGACCAGGTTGCCGGGATGTAA
- the upp gene encoding uracil phosphoribosyltransferase, with amino-acid sequence MIFILNKTNTIGNQFLAELRDVIIQQDKARFRRNLEKLGSILAYEISKTLTYAAGEVQTPLGIAEINTITEQPVLCGILRAGLPFHQGFVNYFDDAPSAFVTAYRKVKKNGNFVINVDHISTPDLDGKTLILCDTMLATGQTTVQVCKELMAQYNIKELHIAAVIASTEGIVHVRANLPKAKLWVCAIDEEMTSKAYIVPGLGDAGDLAFGEKV; translated from the coding sequence ATGATCTTTATCCTGAACAAAACCAACACCATCGGCAACCAGTTCCTGGCCGAGCTGCGCGACGTCATTATCCAGCAGGACAAGGCCCGTTTCAGGCGGAACCTCGAAAAACTCGGCAGCATCCTAGCTTACGAGATCAGCAAAACACTAACCTATGCCGCCGGCGAAGTACAAACACCACTTGGCATAGCGGAAATAAATACAATAACCGAACAGCCGGTGCTGTGTGGCATTTTACGCGCGGGGCTGCCATTTCACCAGGGCTTTGTCAATTATTTTGATGATGCACCTTCTGCATTTGTAACCGCTTATCGCAAGGTAAAAAAGAACGGCAATTTTGTTATAAACGTTGATCATATCTCCACCCCCGACCTGGATGGAAAAACGCTCATTTTGTGTGATACCATGCTGGCTACCGGGCAAACCACCGTGCAGGTTTGCAAAGAATTAATGGCACAGTATAACATTAAAGAGCTTCATATTGCTGCCGTTATTGCCAGCACCGAAGGCATTGTGCATGTACGCGCTAATTTACCAAAGGCGAAACTCTGGGTGTGTGCCATTGATGAGGAGATGACCAGCAAAGCGTACATCGTACCCGGGTTGGGAGATGCGGGCGATCTGGCGTTCGGAGAGAAAGTGTAA
- a CDS encoding NAD-dependent epimerase/dehydratase family protein, with amino-acid sequence MDQNIKVIVTGATGMVGEGVLHECLLHPRVTEVLVINRKPCGVVHPKLKEIIHADFFDLSAIEAQLKGYNACYFCLGVSSVGMKEPEYYKMTYTLTMHVAETLSRLNPEVVFCYVSGIGTDSTGKGSIMWARVKGKTENDLMKLPFKQVFNFRPGYMHPTKGLKNVLPYYKYITWLYPLFRVILPNMVSTLAELGQAMINVTLLGYPRAILEVKDIKTAAHR; translated from the coding sequence ATGGATCAAAACATAAAAGTAATAGTTACCGGCGCTACCGGCATGGTGGGCGAGGGCGTATTACACGAGTGCCTGCTGCATCCGCGGGTAACTGAAGTTTTGGTGATCAACCGGAAGCCCTGCGGTGTAGTGCACCCTAAACTTAAGGAGATCATCCATGCTGACTTTTTTGATCTTTCTGCAATTGAAGCGCAGCTTAAGGGGTACAACGCCTGTTACTTTTGCCTTGGGGTTTCGTCAGTTGGGATGAAAGAGCCGGAATATTATAAAATGACCTATACGCTAACCATGCACGTTGCCGAGACGTTAAGCAGGTTAAACCCGGAGGTGGTGTTCTGTTACGTGTCGGGCATCGGCACCGACAGCACCGGGAAAGGCAGCATAATGTGGGCAAGGGTAAAAGGAAAAACCGAAAATGATTTAATGAAGCTGCCATTTAAGCAGGTATTTAATTTCCGCCCCGGTTATATGCACCCTACAAAAGGGTTAAAAAACGTATTGCCATATTATAAATATATCACCTGGCTATATCCCCTTTTCCGTGTGATCCTGCCGAATATGGTAAGCACCCTTGCCGAACTGGGACAGGCAATGATAAACGTTACGCTATTAGGCTATCCGAGAGCCATTTTAGAAGTTAAGGATATTAAAACTGCTGCACACCGGTGA
- a CDS encoding peptidylprolyl isomerase yields the protein MGIMGFLRERMGKILAFFIGLALLAFIVGEVVRSGGSFFRDDRNLLGEVGGEKVAYDEYNKRYEQNTAQFKQQSGQANLTPQIVAYVQENTWNTVISQMILNKEVDKLGLVVGDDETKSMISGNNPDQQIVQAFGNPQTGKVDMNKLNTFLTNLNASKADDPLRQQWRDFTTQLIESKLSQKYVAIVTNGLYVNSLDAKDDYTAKNKLANFKYVSLDYASVPDNKITVTDADYQSYYDEHKTEFKAAQELRTFNYVSFNASPSKADSAAIKQQAEKVATEFKASSNDSLFVQINSETKMPLVYLHKGRLEPKLDSVMFNASKGFMYGPYLSGSSYKIAKLVDTRVEPDSVKARHILIDDKSIGLDKAMAKADSLKKLIEGGKSFADLANLYSVDKNSAVKGGDLGTFGRGAMIPVFDDAVFEAKKGDLKIVASQFGVHLFQVEDQKGSSKVVKVALVDVPLKSSSATQTAAYSKAQAFLGTLTKENFDATAKKEGLQLKTASDVTGIAASFPGVESGRDIVKWAFGAEKGDFSDKVYITGDQYIVAHLTEVKPKGQLSLDAVKKQIESLVKNKVKGKQLVDKLQGALNGSSTIDQVAQKAGSKVVPLQNIVFANPVIPGSSAEYKVIGTVFGSQPNKLSKPVEGQQGVFVFSVDSFINPAALTNAVREKDQLGQALLQRAEPQLFDALKDKANVKDYRAKFL from the coding sequence ATGGGTATTATGGGTTTTTTGCGGGAACGAATGGGGAAGATTCTCGCATTTTTTATTGGATTGGCACTGCTTGCGTTTATTGTAGGCGAGGTTGTGAGGTCGGGTGGTTCATTTTTTAGAGATGACCGGAACCTGCTGGGCGAAGTGGGCGGCGAAAAAGTTGCTTATGACGAGTACAACAAAAGGTATGAACAAAATACCGCGCAGTTTAAACAGCAGTCTGGCCAGGCTAACTTAACACCGCAAATAGTTGCATACGTACAGGAAAATACCTGGAATACTGTAATAAGCCAGATGATCCTGAACAAGGAAGTTGATAAGCTGGGTTTAGTTGTAGGCGATGATGAAACAAAATCAATGATCAGTGGAAATAATCCGGATCAGCAGATAGTGCAGGCATTTGGCAACCCGCAAACAGGCAAGGTTGACATGAATAAGCTTAATACTTTCTTAACTAATCTAAATGCTTCAAAAGCAGATGATCCGTTAAGGCAGCAATGGCGTGATTTTACCACGCAGCTAATTGAAAGCAAGTTAAGCCAAAAGTATGTTGCTATTGTAACAAATGGCTTATACGTTAATTCGCTTGATGCCAAGGATGACTACACGGCTAAAAACAAGTTGGCAAACTTTAAATATGTATCACTGGATTACGCTTCAGTACCTGATAATAAAATAACAGTTACTGATGCTGATTACCAAAGCTACTATGACGAACACAAAACTGAGTTTAAAGCGGCACAGGAATTAAGAACATTTAATTATGTAAGCTTTAACGCATCGCCGTCAAAAGCTGATTCAGCTGCAATTAAACAACAGGCTGAGAAAGTAGCGACAGAGTTCAAAGCATCTTCAAACGATTCACTTTTTGTTCAGATCAATTCTGAAACAAAAATGCCGTTGGTTTATTTACACAAAGGACGCCTTGAACCAAAGCTGGACTCAGTAATGTTTAACGCATCTAAAGGATTTATGTATGGTCCGTACCTTTCAGGTTCGAGCTATAAAATTGCAAAGCTGGTTGATACCCGTGTAGAACCGGATTCAGTAAAAGCGCGTCACATTCTTATTGACGACAAATCAATAGGCCTGGATAAAGCAATGGCTAAAGCCGATTCACTTAAAAAACTGATTGAAGGCGGCAAATCATTTGCTGATCTTGCAAACTTGTATTCGGTTGATAAAAACTCTGCTGTAAAAGGCGGTGATTTGGGAACTTTTGGCCGCGGCGCTATGATCCCTGTTTTTGATGACGCTGTGTTTGAAGCTAAAAAAGGCGACCTGAAAATTGTAGCATCACAGTTTGGCGTTCACCTCTTCCAGGTTGAAGATCAAAAAGGATCATCAAAAGTAGTGAAGGTTGCGCTAGTTGACGTGCCATTGAAGTCAAGCAGTGCTACACAAACTGCAGCTTACAGCAAAGCCCAGGCCTTTTTAGGCACCTTAACAAAAGAGAATTTTGACGCGACAGCCAAAAAAGAAGGTTTGCAATTAAAAACCGCAAGCGACGTAACAGGCATAGCAGCGTCTTTCCCAGGTGTTGAAAGTGGACGTGACATTGTTAAATGGGCATTCGGAGCAGAAAAGGGTGATTTTTCTGACAAGGTTTACATAACCGGCGACCAGTACATTGTTGCGCATTTAACTGAAGTTAAACCTAAAGGCCAGCTATCGCTTGATGCTGTAAAAAAACAGATAGAGTCGCTTGTTAAGAATAAAGTTAAGGGAAAACAGCTGGTTGATAAACTACAGGGAGCATTAAACGGCTCATCAACAATTGACCAGGTTGCGCAAAAAGCAGGCAGTAAAGTTGTTCCGTTACAGAATATTGTTTTTGCCAACCCTGTAATTCCAGGTTCATCGGCTGAGTATAAAGTTATAGGCACGGTATTCGGTTCACAGCCAAATAAACTATCAAAACCAGTTGAAGGTCAGCAGGGTGTATTTGTATTTAGTGTTGATAGTTTCATCAATCCGGCAGCGCTTACCAACGCAGTAAGAGAGAAGGATCAGCTGGGTCAGGCGCTGTTACAGCGTGCAGAGCCGCAATTATTTGATGCCCTGAAAGATAAGGCGAATGTAAAAGATTACAGAGCTAAGTTTTTATAG
- the uvrB gene encoding excinuclease ABC subunit UvrB, with protein MDFKITSQYKPTGDQPEAIRQLVEGVNNGDPFQTLLGVTGSGKTFTVANVIAQTQKPTLILSHNKTLAAQLYGEFKQFFPENAVNYFVSYYDYYQPEAFIPTTNTYIEKDLQINEEIEKLRLRTTSALMSGRRDVIVVSSISCIYGMGNPEDFKESVFKFAVGTRISRNAFLHRLVEILYSRTTADFKRGTFRVKGDTVDIFPAYLDYAYRISFFGDDIEELTSFDVSTGKTVEKMTHMVVYPANLYVAPRERFTQSIWAIQEELETRKKQFIGDGRFLEAKRLEERVNYDLEMIRELGYCSGIENYSRFFDGRQPGARPFCLLDYFPDDYLMVIDESHVTVPQIRAMYGGDRSRKISLVDYGFRLPAALDNRPLNFQEFEKLAPQTLYVSATPADFELEKSGGVVVEQVIRPTGLLDPVIDVRPVINQVDDLLEEVDKTIKMGDRVLVTTLTKRMSEELAKYMDRLGIKCRYIHSEVKTLERVEILRGLRLGEFDVLIGINLLREGLDLPEVSLVAILDADKEGFLRSEKSLIQTIGRAARNDRGRVIMYADKITDSMQITMDETSRRRDIQIAYNTKHGITPTTIGKSREEIMEQTSVMDFKGGVQKAYVEADMVSLAADPIVAYMTKPDLKKSIENTKKEMLAAAKNMDFLLAAKLRDEMFALEKMMDEKF; from the coding sequence ATGGATTTCAAGATAACTTCTCAATATAAACCTACCGGCGACCAGCCCGAAGCCATAAGGCAGCTGGTTGAAGGTGTTAATAATGGTGACCCTTTTCAAACGCTGCTTGGTGTTACCGGCTCGGGCAAAACATTTACGGTAGCTAATGTTATTGCGCAAACGCAAAAGCCGACTTTGATACTGAGCCATAATAAAACGCTTGCCGCACAGCTTTATGGTGAATTTAAGCAGTTTTTTCCGGAGAATGCGGTAAATTATTTTGTATCTTATTACGACTATTACCAGCCGGAGGCATTTATCCCCACCACCAATACTTATATCGAAAAAGACCTGCAAATTAACGAGGAGATAGAGAAGTTGCGTTTGCGAACCACGTCGGCACTCATGTCGGGCCGGAGGGATGTAATAGTGGTTTCTTCTATATCGTGCATTTACGGTATGGGTAACCCGGAAGATTTTAAGGAATCGGTTTTTAAGTTTGCTGTAGGCACCCGCATTAGCAGGAACGCTTTTTTACACCGTTTAGTAGAGATCCTGTATTCACGTACCACGGCCGATTTTAAGCGCGGGACGTTCAGGGTTAAGGGCGATACCGTGGATATTTTCCCCGCTTACCTTGACTATGCCTACCGGATCTCTTTTTTTGGAGATGATATTGAAGAGTTAACCAGCTTTGACGTAAGCACGGGAAAGACAGTTGAAAAAATGACCCATATGGTTGTGTACCCGGCAAATCTTTATGTTGCCCCGCGTGAGCGCTTTACACAATCCATCTGGGCGATACAGGAAGAACTGGAAACGCGCAAAAAGCAGTTTATAGGTGATGGTCGTTTTTTAGAGGCCAAGCGCCTGGAAGAAAGGGTTAACTATGATTTGGAGATGATCCGTGAGTTGGGCTATTGCTCGGGCATTGAAAATTATTCCCGCTTTTTTGATGGCCGGCAGCCGGGTGCAAGACCTTTCTGTTTACTGGATTATTTCCCAGATGATTACCTGATGGTAATTGACGAAAGCCATGTTACTGTGCCGCAGATCAGAGCCATGTATGGCGGTGACAGATCGCGGAAGATCTCGCTGGTTGATTATGGGTTCCGCCTGCCCGCAGCGCTGGATAACCGCCCGCTGAATTTCCAGGAATTTGAAAAGCTGGCTCCACAAACATTGTATGTAAGTGCCACTCCGGCAGATTTTGAGCTGGAGAAATCTGGCGGAGTGGTAGTTGAACAGGTTATTCGTCCAACAGGGTTGCTTGACCCGGTAATTGATGTGCGCCCGGTAATTAACCAGGTTGATGATTTGCTGGAAGAGGTAGATAAGACTATAAAAATGGGCGACCGCGTGCTGGTGACTACGCTCACCAAACGCATGAGCGAGGAGCTGGCAAAATATATGGACAGGCTCGGCATTAAATGCCGCTACATCCATTCTGAAGTTAAAACGCTGGAGCGGGTTGAAATACTTCGCGGGTTGCGCCTGGGCGAGTTTGACGTATTGATTGGAATTAACCTGTTAAGGGAAGGGCTCGACTTGCCCGAAGTATCACTGGTGGCCATTTTGGATGCTGACAAAGAGGGCTTTTTGCGATCGGAGAAATCGTTGATCCAAACCATAGGCCGCGCCGCGCGTAATGACAGGGGACGGGTGATTATGTATGCCGATAAAATCACAGATTCGATGCAGATCACAATGGATGAAACGAGCCGTCGGCGCGACATCCAGATAGCCTACAACACCAAACATGGCATAACGCCTACTACCATCGGTAAATCCCGCGAGGAGATAATGGAACAAACGTCGGTAATGGACTTTAAGGGTGGTGTTCAAAAAGCTTACGTGGAAGCTGACATGGTTTCACTCGCCGCCGATCCTATTGTTGCCTATATGACCAAACCAGATCTGAAGAAGTCGATAGAAAATACCAAGAAGGAAATGCTTGCCGCTGCAAAAAATATGGATTTTTTACTGGCGGCAAAATTACGCGACGAAATGTTTGCTCTGGAAAAAATGATGGACGAGAAGTTTTAA
- a CDS encoding type III pantothenate kinase yields the protein MEAALVIDIGNTYTKIAVFKHNQMLLNEQYLQLVPAIINNILDNYPVARAIISSVKKDSQEWQGLLAAKVPLIYFNAGMTSGITNHYLTPQTLGLDRLAAVIGAYYLYPGKSNIVIDGGTCITYDWVDDGGNYFGGSISPGLNMRYKALNNYTAGLPLISADENFAAASGNNTTSAILSGVQNGIKYELEGFIESYKNNGKEMNVILSGGDSIFFDTLLKNSIFAPYIKIEPYLVLKGLNAAIQTNND from the coding sequence ATGGAAGCAGCACTTGTTATTGATATCGGCAATACATACACAAAGATTGCGGTTTTTAAGCATAACCAAATGCTCCTTAATGAGCAATACCTGCAGCTGGTACCTGCTATCATAAATAATATCCTGGATAATTATCCCGTTGCCAGGGCTATAATTTCATCGGTAAAAAAAGATAGCCAGGAGTGGCAAGGGCTATTAGCGGCAAAAGTGCCGTTAATATATTTTAATGCAGGGATGACGAGCGGAATAACCAACCATTATTTAACCCCGCAAACGCTGGGGCTCGACAGGTTGGCAGCGGTGATAGGCGCTTATTACTTATACCCCGGTAAAAGCAATATAGTAATTGATGGTGGCACCTGTATAACTTATGATTGGGTTGACGACGGAGGGAATTATTTTGGCGGCAGTATATCACCGGGGTTAAATATGCGTTATAAGGCATTAAATAATTATACAGCCGGTTTACCGTTAATTAGCGCCGATGAAAATTTTGCCGCCGCAAGCGGAAACAATACCACATCGGCCATATTATCTGGGGTGCAAAACGGAATAAAATATGAATTGGAAGGCTTTATTGAAAGCTACAAAAATAACGGGAAAGAGATGAATGTTATACTTAGCGGGGGCGATAGTATTTTTTTTGATACCCTGTTAAAAAATAGCATCTTTGCCCCCTATATAAAAATCGAGCCTTACTTGGTTCTAAAAGGATTAAACGCAGCCATACAAACTAATAATGATTAA
- a CDS encoding YjjG family noncanonical pyrimidine nucleotidase, which yields MQNSIFEVKIYKHIFFDLDHTIWDFDKNAEETLHELYEIYRLHEIGLPDATLFIETYTRNNHELWAEYHTGKITKTELRETRFKRTFIELGVPPDALPVAFEDDYVKLCPTKTNLFPHAHETLQYLQNKYTLHLISNGFKEASELKIGNTNIGPYFNNIIISEIIGVNKPDPAIFRHALDLAGAEKHESIMIGDSLEADIYGALNFGMDAIYFNPFSAPKPNDVPLQVTHLKELTLLL from the coding sequence ATGCAAAATTCAATTTTCGAAGTCAAAATATATAAACACATCTTTTTCGATCTTGATCATACTATTTGGGATTTCGATAAAAATGCCGAAGAAACCCTTCATGAATTGTATGAGATCTATCGGCTTCACGAGATAGGCCTGCCGGATGCAACGTTGTTTATTGAAACTTATACCCGCAATAACCATGAGCTTTGGGCGGAGTACCATACCGGAAAGATCACCAAAACAGAACTGCGTGAAACCCGCTTCAAAAGAACATTTATTGAGTTGGGCGTGCCGCCCGATGCTTTGCCTGTAGCGTTTGAGGACGATTACGTAAAGCTATGCCCTACAAAAACCAACCTTTTCCCGCACGCGCACGAAACACTGCAATACCTGCAGAATAAATACACACTCCACCTGATCTCCAACGGTTTTAAAGAAGCGTCTGAGTTAAAGATTGGCAATACCAATATCGGTCCCTATTTTAACAATATAATTATCTCTGAAATTATCGGTGTTAATAAGCCTGACCCCGCAATTTTCCGGCATGCGCTTGATTTAGCCGGAGCTGAAAAGCATGAAAGTATAATGATTGGCGACAGCCTGGAAGCCGATATTTACGGCGCTTTAAATTTCGGAATGGATGCCATTTATTTTAACCCGTTTAGTGCGCCGAAACCCAATGATGTGCCTTTACAGGTTACTCATTTAAAAGAGTTAACTTTATTGTTATAA
- a CDS encoding DUF2480 family protein: protein MEIQENIINKVAQSGLVTLDPAAFYPEGERVVYDIKDNLFMELILKEKDFREFVKGHDWTQYEGKYVAVTCTADAIVPAWAYMLLANRLAPYAKEVVFGDADVLETVLFVKSIAGMDVELYRDQRIVIKGCGDTPVPVSAYVELTKKLTPVVKSLMFGEPCSTVPIYKKRD from the coding sequence ATGGAAATACAAGAGAACATAATAAATAAGGTTGCCCAAAGCGGTTTGGTTACTTTGGATCCTGCTGCGTTTTATCCCGAAGGGGAAAGGGTTGTGTACGATATAAAGGATAACCTTTTTATGGAGCTTATATTGAAGGAAAAGGATTTCAGGGAGTTTGTAAAAGGGCACGATTGGACGCAGTATGAAGGCAAATATGTTGCAGTAACCTGTACCGCCGATGCCATTGTACCAGCCTGGGCCTATATGCTGCTGGCCAACCGACTTGCCCCGTACGCCAAAGAGGTTGTATTTGGCGATGCCGACGTGCTTGAAACCGTTTTATTTGTTAAAAGCATAGCTGGTATGGATGTGGAATTATACCGCGACCAGCGGATTGTTATAAAGGGATGCGGCGATACGCCGGTACCCGTTTCGGCTTATGTGGAACTAACAAAGAAGCTTACCCCGGTAGTAAAAAGCCTGATGTTCGGTGAGCCGTGTTCCACCGTTCCTATCTATAAAAAAAGAGATTAA